The following coding sequences are from one Epinephelus fuscoguttatus linkage group LG5, E.fuscoguttatus.final_Chr_v1 window:
- the LOC125888343 gene encoding serine/threonine-protein kinase DCLK1-like isoform X3 — protein MELEHFDERDKAQRYTRRGSRGNGLPSPTHSAHCSLYRTRTLQALTSEKKAKKIRFYRNGDRYFKGIVYAISQDRFRSIEALLADLTRALSDNVNLPQGVRTIYTIDGITKITAMDQLVEGESYVCASIEPYKKLDYTKNVNPNWAVGARTAVSIRDPSSLGSAKTGASETRETKDFIRPKLVTIVRSGVKPRKAVRILLNKKTAHSFEQVMTDITDAIKLDSGVVKRIYTVDGKMVTCLQDFFGDDDIFFACGPEKFRYQDDFNLDENECRVAKSASYGRLPSGHSLSSPRGGGMSRRSKSPSSASSANGTAGSQLSTPRSGKSPSPSPTSPASLRRRQGSQHSGSSLSLASTKVCSSMDEGDGPGSEAEPMDEYPSVPASIAERYKVGKTLGDGNFAVVRECVERSTGREYALKIISKDKCRGKEHMIQSEVSILRRVKHPNIVLLIEEMDTYNELYLVMELVKGGDLFDAITSSNKYTERDASSMLFNLASAIKYLHSLNIVHRDIKPENLLVYEHQDGSKSLKLGDFGLATIVNGPLYTVCGTPTYVAPEIVAETGYGLKVDIWAAGVITYILLCGFPPFRGSGEDQEALFEQLLKGQLDFPAPYWDNVSDSAKALITGMLQVEVDQRYTAVQVLDHRWVNDDGVSENEHQLPVAGKIKKHFNTGPKLNSTTAGVSVITLNQDLTIQRSGSLDHYQHPGLYWIRPRHLIKRSKFSDEDATRM, from the exons ATGGAGCTGGAGCACTTTGATGAGCGGGACAAGGCTCAGAGATATACCCGAAGGGGCTCAAGAGGGAATGGGCTTCCCAGTCCCACTCACAGcgctcactgcagcctgtaCAGAACCAGGACACTGCAAGCATTGACCTCAGAGAAGAAGGCCAAGAAGATCCGTTTCTACCGCAATGGGGACCGCTACTTCAAAGGGATTGTGTATGCCATTTCTCAGGACAGATTTAGGTCTATCGAAGCACTCCTGGCTGACCTCACAAGagctctgtcagataatgtcaaCTTGCCACAGGGGGTGCGAACCATATATACTATTGATGGGATAACAAAGATCACTGCCATGGACCAGTTGGTGGAAG GGGAGAGCTATGTTTGTGCATCCATAGAACCCTACAAGAAGCTGGACTATACGAAGAATGTGAATCCCAACTGGGCAGTTGGTGCTAGGACTGCTGTGTCCATCCGTGACCCTTCTTCCCTTGGTAGTGCCAAGACTGGAGCCTCAGAAACCAGGGAGACCAAGGACTTTATTAGACCCAAATTGGTAACCATTGTCCGCAGTGGAGTAAAGCCCCGCAAGGCCGTACGGATCTTGCTCAACAAGAAGACTGCACACTCCTTTGAGCAAGTCATGACTGACATCACAGATGCTATCAAGCTGGACTCTGGAGTCGTCAAAAGGATATATACTGTTGACGGCAAGATG GTCACCtgccttcaggacttttttggGGACGATGATATATTCTTTGCTTGTGGCCCTGAGAAGTTCCGTTATCAGGATGACTTCAACTTAGATGAAAATG AGTGCAGGGTGGCAAAGTCTGCATCATATGGCCGACTTCCCTCCGGGCACAGTCTCTCTTCTCCACGAGGTGGTGGGATGTCTCGGAGGAGCAAGTCTCCTTCATCTGCTAGTTCAG CCAATGGCACTGCAGGCAGTCAGCTTTCCACACCTCGATCTGGAAAGTCTCCAAGCCCCTCTCCAACCAGTCCAGCTAGCCTCCGAAGACGACAG GGATCTCAGCACAGTGGATCCTCACTCTCTTTGGCTTCTACCAAGGTTTGCAGCTCAATGGATGAAGGGGATGGGCCTGGTAGTGAAG CTGAGCCAATGGATGAGTACCCCTCAGTCCCTGCATCCATAGCGGAGAGGTACAAAGTGGGGAAGACTTTAGGGGACGGAAACTTTGCCGTGGTGCGAGAGTGTGTGGAGAGATCCACTGGAAGAGAGTATGCTCTGAAGATCATTAGCAAAGATAAATGCAGGGGAAAG GAGCACATGATCCAGAGTGAAGTATCAATCCTTCGGCGTGTGAAACATCCCAACATCGTACTTTTGATTGAGGAAATGGACACCTATAATGAGCTCTATCTTGTAATGGAGTTGGTTAAG ggaggAGATCTCTTCGATGCAATCACCTCTTCAAATAAATATACAGAGCGAGATGCCAGCTCTATGCTGTTCAATCTGGCAAGTGCTATCAAGTACCTGCACAGTCTAAATATTGTccacagagacataaaaccaGAAAACCTGTTG GTGTATGAACACCAGGATGGTAGTAAGTCACTGAAGCTAGGTGATTTTGGCTTGGCAACCATTGTTAACGGGCCCCTCTATACTGTGTGTGGCACACCCACCTATGTAGCACCAGAGATTGTCGCTGAGACTGG ATATGGCCTTAAGGTTGACATTTGGGCAGCTGGTGTCATCACTTACATACTGTTGTGTGGTTTTCCTCCTTTCCGTGG CAGTGGTGAAGATCAGGAGGCTCTCTTTGAACAGCTTTTGAAGGGCCAGCTTGATTTCCCTGCACCATACTGGGACAATGTGTCTGACAGTGCTAAG GCTCTGATCACTGGGATGCTGCAGGTAGAGGTGGATCAGAGATACACTGCAGTGCAGGTGCTCGATCACCGCTGGGTCAAT GATGATGGTGTGTCAGAGAACGAGCACCAGCTGCCTGTAGCTGGGAAGATCAAGAAGCACTTCAACACCGGGCCCAAGCTCAACAGCACCACAGCAGGAGTGTCAGTAATTACA CTGAACCAGGACTTAACCATCCAGAGGTCAGGGTCTTTGGACCACTACCAGCATCCAGGATTGTACTGGATAAG ACCACGCCACTTGATAAAGAGAAGCAAGTTTTCCGACGAAGACGCCACCAGGATGTGA
- the LOC125888343 gene encoding serine/threonine-protein kinase DCLK1-like isoform X1, translating to MELEHFDERDKAQRYTRRGSRGNGLPSPTHSAHCSLYRTRTLQALTSEKKAKKIRFYRNGDRYFKGIVYAISQDRFRSIEALLADLTRALSDNVNLPQGVRTIYTIDGITKITAMDQLVEGESYVCASIEPYKKLDYTKNVNPNWAVGARTAVSIRDPSSLGSAKTGASETRETKDFIRPKLVTIVRSGVKPRKAVRILLNKKTAHSFEQVMTDITDAIKLDSGVVKRIYTVDGKMVTCLQDFFGDDDIFFACGPEKFRYQDDFNLDENECRVAKSASYGRLPSGHSLSSPRGGGMSRRSKSPSSASSANGTAGSQLSTPRSGKSPSPSPTSPASLRRRQGSQHSGSSLSLASTKVCSSMDEGDGPGSEAEPMDEYPSVPASIAERYKVGKTLGDGNFAVVRECVERSTGREYALKIISKDKCRGKEHMIQSEVSILRRVKHPNIVLLIEEMDTYNELYLVMELVKGGDLFDAITSSNKYTERDASSMLFNLASAIKYLHSLNIVHRDIKPENLLVYEHQDGSKSLKLGDFGLATIVNGPLYTVCGTPTYVAPEIVAETGYGLKVDIWAAGVITYILLCGFPPFRGSGEDQEALFEQLLKGQLDFPAPYWDNVSDSAKALITGMLQVEVDQRYTAVQVLDHRWVNDDGVSENEHQLPVAGKIKKHFNTGPKLNSTTAGVSVITTTPLDKEKQVFRRRRHQDVKLSPHLPRSFGACASRNANPGVSTTEITSESEDYSPSSADTVRSPISPF from the exons ATGGAGCTGGAGCACTTTGATGAGCGGGACAAGGCTCAGAGATATACCCGAAGGGGCTCAAGAGGGAATGGGCTTCCCAGTCCCACTCACAGcgctcactgcagcctgtaCAGAACCAGGACACTGCAAGCATTGACCTCAGAGAAGAAGGCCAAGAAGATCCGTTTCTACCGCAATGGGGACCGCTACTTCAAAGGGATTGTGTATGCCATTTCTCAGGACAGATTTAGGTCTATCGAAGCACTCCTGGCTGACCTCACAAGagctctgtcagataatgtcaaCTTGCCACAGGGGGTGCGAACCATATATACTATTGATGGGATAACAAAGATCACTGCCATGGACCAGTTGGTGGAAG GGGAGAGCTATGTTTGTGCATCCATAGAACCCTACAAGAAGCTGGACTATACGAAGAATGTGAATCCCAACTGGGCAGTTGGTGCTAGGACTGCTGTGTCCATCCGTGACCCTTCTTCCCTTGGTAGTGCCAAGACTGGAGCCTCAGAAACCAGGGAGACCAAGGACTTTATTAGACCCAAATTGGTAACCATTGTCCGCAGTGGAGTAAAGCCCCGCAAGGCCGTACGGATCTTGCTCAACAAGAAGACTGCACACTCCTTTGAGCAAGTCATGACTGACATCACAGATGCTATCAAGCTGGACTCTGGAGTCGTCAAAAGGATATATACTGTTGACGGCAAGATG GTCACCtgccttcaggacttttttggGGACGATGATATATTCTTTGCTTGTGGCCCTGAGAAGTTCCGTTATCAGGATGACTTCAACTTAGATGAAAATG AGTGCAGGGTGGCAAAGTCTGCATCATATGGCCGACTTCCCTCCGGGCACAGTCTCTCTTCTCCACGAGGTGGTGGGATGTCTCGGAGGAGCAAGTCTCCTTCATCTGCTAGTTCAG CCAATGGCACTGCAGGCAGTCAGCTTTCCACACCTCGATCTGGAAAGTCTCCAAGCCCCTCTCCAACCAGTCCAGCTAGCCTCCGAAGACGACAG GGATCTCAGCACAGTGGATCCTCACTCTCTTTGGCTTCTACCAAGGTTTGCAGCTCAATGGATGAAGGGGATGGGCCTGGTAGTGAAG CTGAGCCAATGGATGAGTACCCCTCAGTCCCTGCATCCATAGCGGAGAGGTACAAAGTGGGGAAGACTTTAGGGGACGGAAACTTTGCCGTGGTGCGAGAGTGTGTGGAGAGATCCACTGGAAGAGAGTATGCTCTGAAGATCATTAGCAAAGATAAATGCAGGGGAAAG GAGCACATGATCCAGAGTGAAGTATCAATCCTTCGGCGTGTGAAACATCCCAACATCGTACTTTTGATTGAGGAAATGGACACCTATAATGAGCTCTATCTTGTAATGGAGTTGGTTAAG ggaggAGATCTCTTCGATGCAATCACCTCTTCAAATAAATATACAGAGCGAGATGCCAGCTCTATGCTGTTCAATCTGGCAAGTGCTATCAAGTACCTGCACAGTCTAAATATTGTccacagagacataaaaccaGAAAACCTGTTG GTGTATGAACACCAGGATGGTAGTAAGTCACTGAAGCTAGGTGATTTTGGCTTGGCAACCATTGTTAACGGGCCCCTCTATACTGTGTGTGGCACACCCACCTATGTAGCACCAGAGATTGTCGCTGAGACTGG ATATGGCCTTAAGGTTGACATTTGGGCAGCTGGTGTCATCACTTACATACTGTTGTGTGGTTTTCCTCCTTTCCGTGG CAGTGGTGAAGATCAGGAGGCTCTCTTTGAACAGCTTTTGAAGGGCCAGCTTGATTTCCCTGCACCATACTGGGACAATGTGTCTGACAGTGCTAAG GCTCTGATCACTGGGATGCTGCAGGTAGAGGTGGATCAGAGATACACTGCAGTGCAGGTGCTCGATCACCGCTGGGTCAAT GATGATGGTGTGTCAGAGAACGAGCACCAGCTGCCTGTAGCTGGGAAGATCAAGAAGCACTTCAACACCGGGCCCAAGCTCAACAGCACCACAGCAGGAGTGTCAGTAATTACA ACCACGCCACTTGATAAAGAGAAGCAAGTTTTCCGACGAAGACGCCACCAGGATGTGAAGCTTTCTCCCCACCTCCCACGCAGTTTCGGTGCCTGCGCCTCCCGCAATGCCAACCCTGGCGTCTCCACCACTGAAATCACTTCTGAGTCTGAGGACTATTCCCCAAGTTCTGCTGACACTGTCCGTTCACCCATCTCTCCATTCTAA
- the LOC125888343 gene encoding serine/threonine-protein kinase DCLK1-like isoform X2, with amino-acid sequence MELEHFDERDKAQRYTRRGSRGNGLPSPTHSAHCSLYRTRTLQALTSEKKAKKIRFYRNGDRYFKGIVYAISQDRFRSIEALLADLTRALSDNVNLPQGVRTIYTIDGITKITAMDQLVEGESYVCASIEPYKKLDYTKNVNPNWAVGARTAVSIRDPSSLGSAKTGASETRETKDFIRPKLVTIVRSGVKPRKAVRILLNKKTAHSFEQVMTDITDAIKLDSGVVKRIYTVDGKMVTCLQDFFGDDDIFFACGPEKFRYQDDFNLDENECRVAKSASYGRLPSGHSLSSPRGGGMSRRSKSPSSASSANGTAGSQLSTPRSGKSPSPSPTSPASLRRRQGSQHSGSSLSLASTKVCSSMDEGDGPGSEAEPMDEYPSVPASIAERYKVGKTLGDGNFAVVRECVERSTGREYALKIISKDKCRGKEHMIQSEVSILRRVKHPNIVLLIEEMDTYNELYLVMELVKGGDLFDAITSSNKYTERDASSMLFNLASAIKYLHSLNIVHRDIKPENLLVYEHQDGSKSLKLGDFGLATIVNGPLYTVCGTPTYVAPEIVAETGYGLKVDIWAAGVITYILLCGFPPFRGGEDQEALFEQLLKGQLDFPAPYWDNVSDSAKALITGMLQVEVDQRYTAVQVLDHRWVNDDGVSENEHQLPVAGKIKKHFNTGPKLNSTTAGVSVITTTPLDKEKQVFRRRRHQDVKLSPHLPRSFGACASRNANPGVSTTEITSESEDYSPSSADTVRSPISPF; translated from the exons ATGGAGCTGGAGCACTTTGATGAGCGGGACAAGGCTCAGAGATATACCCGAAGGGGCTCAAGAGGGAATGGGCTTCCCAGTCCCACTCACAGcgctcactgcagcctgtaCAGAACCAGGACACTGCAAGCATTGACCTCAGAGAAGAAGGCCAAGAAGATCCGTTTCTACCGCAATGGGGACCGCTACTTCAAAGGGATTGTGTATGCCATTTCTCAGGACAGATTTAGGTCTATCGAAGCACTCCTGGCTGACCTCACAAGagctctgtcagataatgtcaaCTTGCCACAGGGGGTGCGAACCATATATACTATTGATGGGATAACAAAGATCACTGCCATGGACCAGTTGGTGGAAG GGGAGAGCTATGTTTGTGCATCCATAGAACCCTACAAGAAGCTGGACTATACGAAGAATGTGAATCCCAACTGGGCAGTTGGTGCTAGGACTGCTGTGTCCATCCGTGACCCTTCTTCCCTTGGTAGTGCCAAGACTGGAGCCTCAGAAACCAGGGAGACCAAGGACTTTATTAGACCCAAATTGGTAACCATTGTCCGCAGTGGAGTAAAGCCCCGCAAGGCCGTACGGATCTTGCTCAACAAGAAGACTGCACACTCCTTTGAGCAAGTCATGACTGACATCACAGATGCTATCAAGCTGGACTCTGGAGTCGTCAAAAGGATATATACTGTTGACGGCAAGATG GTCACCtgccttcaggacttttttggGGACGATGATATATTCTTTGCTTGTGGCCCTGAGAAGTTCCGTTATCAGGATGACTTCAACTTAGATGAAAATG AGTGCAGGGTGGCAAAGTCTGCATCATATGGCCGACTTCCCTCCGGGCACAGTCTCTCTTCTCCACGAGGTGGTGGGATGTCTCGGAGGAGCAAGTCTCCTTCATCTGCTAGTTCAG CCAATGGCACTGCAGGCAGTCAGCTTTCCACACCTCGATCTGGAAAGTCTCCAAGCCCCTCTCCAACCAGTCCAGCTAGCCTCCGAAGACGACAG GGATCTCAGCACAGTGGATCCTCACTCTCTTTGGCTTCTACCAAGGTTTGCAGCTCAATGGATGAAGGGGATGGGCCTGGTAGTGAAG CTGAGCCAATGGATGAGTACCCCTCAGTCCCTGCATCCATAGCGGAGAGGTACAAAGTGGGGAAGACTTTAGGGGACGGAAACTTTGCCGTGGTGCGAGAGTGTGTGGAGAGATCCACTGGAAGAGAGTATGCTCTGAAGATCATTAGCAAAGATAAATGCAGGGGAAAG GAGCACATGATCCAGAGTGAAGTATCAATCCTTCGGCGTGTGAAACATCCCAACATCGTACTTTTGATTGAGGAAATGGACACCTATAATGAGCTCTATCTTGTAATGGAGTTGGTTAAG ggaggAGATCTCTTCGATGCAATCACCTCTTCAAATAAATATACAGAGCGAGATGCCAGCTCTATGCTGTTCAATCTGGCAAGTGCTATCAAGTACCTGCACAGTCTAAATATTGTccacagagacataaaaccaGAAAACCTGTTG GTGTATGAACACCAGGATGGTAGTAAGTCACTGAAGCTAGGTGATTTTGGCTTGGCAACCATTGTTAACGGGCCCCTCTATACTGTGTGTGGCACACCCACCTATGTAGCACCAGAGATTGTCGCTGAGACTGG ATATGGCCTTAAGGTTGACATTTGGGCAGCTGGTGTCATCACTTACATACTGTTGTGTGGTTTTCCTCCTTTCCGTGG TGGTGAAGATCAGGAGGCTCTCTTTGAACAGCTTTTGAAGGGCCAGCTTGATTTCCCTGCACCATACTGGGACAATGTGTCTGACAGTGCTAAG GCTCTGATCACTGGGATGCTGCAGGTAGAGGTGGATCAGAGATACACTGCAGTGCAGGTGCTCGATCACCGCTGGGTCAAT GATGATGGTGTGTCAGAGAACGAGCACCAGCTGCCTGTAGCTGGGAAGATCAAGAAGCACTTCAACACCGGGCCCAAGCTCAACAGCACCACAGCAGGAGTGTCAGTAATTACA ACCACGCCACTTGATAAAGAGAAGCAAGTTTTCCGACGAAGACGCCACCAGGATGTGAAGCTTTCTCCCCACCTCCCACGCAGTTTCGGTGCCTGCGCCTCCCGCAATGCCAACCCTGGCGTCTCCACCACTGAAATCACTTCTGAGTCTGAGGACTATTCCCCAAGTTCTGCTGACACTGTCCGTTCACCCATCTCTCCATTCTAA